From Pseudomonas sp. stari2:
AGCCGGCGGCATAACCCTCCACCAAATCACGCACTTCGACCGGCTGCGCCTGCCAGAAGGCATTCACCGCTTGCGGGGTATTGAGCCACTGGAAGAACACGTCACTGATGCGGTTCTCGCGCTCTTCGACGGTGAGTTGATCCGGCCCGAAGTAACGCGACCGCTCGCCATTGACCGTGACGATTTCGTTGGCCAGCAGGCACAGATTGTCCTGCGCATAGGCATAACCGATGCCGAATCCGAGGCCGCGTTCGTTTTCCGCGCGGATATGCGGCACGCCAAACCCCGTGCGACGGATGTCGGCCCCTGTCTGGGTCGAAGGACTGAACGCCTGCGCCGACAGACTCAGCCCGAGAAACATGCCGGCAAGGGTCAGTCCGGTTAACTGCCTGGAAATAATCACGCTCGCTCCTGATCGAAATGCCTGAGAGCGGAGCGCGCCGTGATCGAAAAGCCATGCGCAGCAGCTCCGCCCTGAAATCACCCACGCGTCCACGCGCAATGAGCCTGACCGGGAAACGAAACCGATGAAAAAAAATTTAGGGGATTACCAGACCGTTTAGAGCCCGGATCACGGAGAAAAGACGAATCAACGACAAATTTTCTACATATTTCGCTTCATGATTTGTCGGGCTGATACGTCTTGTTTAGAGAGAGCAAAAAACCTTTCCTGATCAGGCTCTGAAAAGGAGTAATCGCATGTACAACCCGCAACTACCATCGGACGGTAGCCAGGCACCACAAGGAGCTTCCATGGGTTCGCACGCCAGCGTATTCGGACAAAGGGCCGAGCGCCACGGCAATGAACGTATTCGTCTGCTGCTCAAGAGTTTCGGCCTGCGCACCAGCCTGATTCGCCTGAAAGTCATCGATGCCCTGCTGGTCGCCGCCCAGAGCGAACGCAGCCTGGGTGTGCGCGGTGTCCACAGCCAATTGCTGGAGCTGGGCATTCCGCTGTCTTTTCTCAGCGTGCGCGAAGTGTTGAAGCGCCTGTGCGCCGAAGGCGTGATCACCTTCAACGCCGACAAGAGCTACAGCCTGCACCCACAAGCTGCCGCTGTCCTCAATAGCGATTGATTCCCTTCTGGAGCGCCGTCAGGGTTTGACCTTGCGGCGCATCACTCCGTTGATCACCACCACGACCACCGCCACGCCAATGGCGATGTACTGGAACACTTTTTCGCTGATCATCCCGGCGTTCTGCAGCCAGGACAGGCCGAACATGATCGCCAGTACGGTAAGGGCGATCAGAATCGAGTATTTCAAACGTTGCGACTGAGTCATTGCGAATTCCTGAAACTTTCAAATGTATCGGGTTTGTATCGGCTTTCATGCCATGGGCATACCGTGTCACGGGGATGCGCGGCTGCAAACGGGGTCTCATGTTACAGCCGATGAAGAGCTTTGGCTCCATGCGGCGTTAACCATGAGGACTTTTGAAATGCTGCGTCGAATCACCTGGCTGATTCCTGTATTGGCCCTGCTCACGTTGAGCGGCTGCATTATTTTCCCCCACGGCGGCTGGCATGGCGACCATCGCTACTATGGCGCGCCCGGTCCAGGCTATTACCAACATCGGTAACCCCGAGATTTGAACGACACTGATATCCGCTTCTTCAAATGCAACAATTGATTGAACGCCCGTAAAAAATGCCCACGAGGATGTGGGCATTTTCCGTATATCTTGCCCTCAAAATGTCGGACGCTTCGCCAGCAGCAGTCAGTAATCAGCCTTCGGCAATACCCTGCAAAGCTGCGACATACAACGTCGCAGCAACGATGTAGGAACACGCCACGCCACGCCCCTACCCTTTGCGCTCTCCCCTTTGAAGGCCATGGAAGCGCATGCAAAGAACACTCATCGATCTCCCGCCGCTAAAAACGCTTGGCTTCTGTCTGGCCATAACGCTGTTCGAGTGGCTGACCTACATGGCCAGCGACATGATCATGCCGGCCATGTTGACCGTCACCGAAGACCTCGGCGCCGACCCACGGCATATCCCCACTGCTTTCAATCTGTACCTGATCGGAGGCGTCTGCCTGCAATGGCTCATCGGGCCACTGTCCGACCGGTATGGCCGTCGCCTCGTGTTGCTCATCGGTTGCGCGCTCTTCGCCATGAACTGCCTGGCTGCAATCGCCACAACCGGCATTGATGTCTTCAATGCATTGCGGCTACTGCAAGGCATGGGACTGGGGTTCGTGGTGGCTGTCAGTTATCCCGCACTTCAGGAAGTGTTCTGCGAGGCCGATGCCGTGCGGCTCATGGCGCTGCTTGGCAACGTGGCGCTGCTGTCGCCGCTGCTTGGCCCTTTGCTTGGCAGTCTGCTGCTGGAATGGCTGAGCTGGCGCGAACTGTTCCTGGCCCTGGGCCTGGCCGCCGCCATCACGTGGGCCGGGCTCTACGTCTGTATGCCGGAAACCATCGGGGTGGTTCGCCGTGATGGCGGCCAGCAGGCGCCGATTCCGTTGTCCTGGCGCCAGACGCTTCACCGATACCTGGCCTTGTTGCGCAACCCGAGATTCCTCGGCGCAAGCCTTGCGCTTGGGCTAATGAGCCTGCCGCTGATCGCCTGGATCGGGCTCTCTCCACTGCTGCTGATCCAGCGGC
This genomic window contains:
- a CDS encoding MFS transporter, which codes for MQRTLIDLPPLKTLGFCLAITLFEWLTYMASDMIMPAMLTVTEDLGADPRHIPTAFNLYLIGGVCLQWLIGPLSDRYGRRLVLLIGCALFAMNCLAAIATTGIDVFNALRLLQGMGLGFVVAVSYPALQEVFCEADAVRLMALLGNVALLSPLLGPLLGSLLLEWLSWRELFLALGLAAAITWAGLYVCMPETIGVVRRDGGQQAPIPLSWRQTLHRYLALLRNPRFLGASLALGLMSLPLIAWIGLSPLLLIQRLGLSTREYALWQIPIFAAVIAGNLILDRLLVSRELPHLIRLALWPFCLGLLTLMAGALTNLSLGLLIAGLALYAVGLGMSNAALYRLALFSSDDIKGLVSAAVGMISIAVMGTGGSLIAAIGGGARLESFALWAALGGLLSLPLLYRFLREPPTETASSTHQ
- a CDS encoding fe2+ zn2+ uptake regulation protein, translated to MYNPQLPSDGSQAPQGASMGSHASVFGQRAERHGNERIRLLLKSFGLRTSLIRLKVIDALLVAAQSERSLGVRGVHSQLLELGIPLSFLSVREVLKRLCAEGVITFNADKSYSLHPQAAAVLNSD